Sequence from the Pongo pygmaeus isolate AG05252 chromosome 23, NHGRI_mPonPyg2-v2.0_pri, whole genome shotgun sequence genome:
GACACCTCAGACACTGGCCATGGCAGGGCCTCAACCTGCACCACAGCACCCTTGGAGGGGCCCCTACACCAGAGCTCAAACTAGGCATGCAGTCCAGAGAGTGTGGTGTGACGGCAAGACATAAGCTGGACTGTCACCTCCCTTGTTCTGGACCTCCTGCCTCTATTAATTCAACCTATGTGTTGAACATATCTATTGTGAAAAATACCAAGAGTGAAATTCCCTGTGGTCTGGGCAGGCTCCCCTTTGGGGCTCACacaatgagtttttttttaattgaaaaggtTGGACTTTACATTTATACTTTTGGATTTCATCTTGTCGTTTCCGTAAACAGCTCAGTGTGAGGAGAATCTGTCGGTAGAAAGCTCTCTCCTGGCTTTGGGCCACTGGCAATTTAAACAGCAGGGCTGACCCAGTCATTAACTCAACATTGAGCAGAACGGAGACCTGTGGTTCACTGTCATAGACCTTCTtccagagaattttttaaaatacaggtgTCCCCATGACACCTCCCTGCTTAAACCCTTCCCAGCCTTTCCACCACTCTCTGGACAAAAACCACGCTCAGCTGGCTCCAGAGCTCGGTGCATCTGCCCCACCAGCCTCCCCTGCGTCGTGTACGGCACACTCTCTGAGGCTCCAGCTTTACTGGCTTCCCTTCCTGCTCCTCGAATGGGCCTTTCTCCCTCCTGCCTCTGgatctttgcacatgctgttccatCTGCCAAGAACGTTCTCCTTGTCCTCTTTGCCTGGTGGACGCTGACTCATCCTTCAGATTATAGCCTAAGAGTCATCTCCTCTGGGCAGCCTTCCCTGGCCAGAGAGTCCCTAGATTGAGCTGTGCAACAGGAAGCCAGTGTAGACCTCTCCCAGGGAACCTCTAGGTGGAGCTGTAGGTTGTGAGCTCCACCAGGCCAGGAGCTGGGTCTGCGTCAGGGCTGCTTCCATGGCCCCCAGCCAGGCCTTGGCCCCTGAGAGGTCCTCAGCAACTGCTGGTGGAATGAATGAACAACTGACGCAGATGGGCACATTAACCAGCAAGTTAGACTGTTACTGAGAGCCTAACCACAGCCGGCCTGACTTGGAAGGGGCttgttttacagaaaaggaacctgtagcagtggctcacacctgtcatcccagcactttgggagggtgaggcgggcggattgcctgagctcaggagtttgccaccagcctggacaacaaggtgaaattccgtctttactaaaatacaaaaaaattagccgggcgtggcggtgtgcgcctgtggtcccagctactcaggaggctgaggcaggagaatcgcttgaaccagggaggcggcggttgcagtgagccaagatcacaccaccgcactccaacctgggcaatagagtgagattctgtcaaagaaaaaaaaaaaaagaaagagaagagaagagaaaagaaacctgTAGCCCAGAGAGGTCAAGAGACTCAGGCCCAGCCACACAGCCAGCCTGAGACTCAagagacccagccccagccacacAGCCAACCTGAGATTCTGATGGGTGGAGCAATGGTCAAAGGTCACGAAGACAGTGTAGGGCCCAGGGGGCCGACCAGGAAGCCCCCAGCTTCCAATCGTACCCACCATGCCACTTCCCCACCAGTCTCATTTTGCAGAGGACATCACAGAGGCTCTGAGTCATGCAGCCAACACCACACAGTGTGGGGACACCAGCTGAGCTCCCCCCACCCCGCTCAGCCCTGCCCACCCAGTGCGCCAGCCGCCTCTCCTGCCATGGGCACCAGTCTCCGCCACAAGCCAGGCCCTTCCCAGGCCCCCTGGCCGAGCCTTACCTTCTGCTGCGGAAGTAGATGTACTCTAAGGGCAGCGTGCAGGGTAGCAGCAGGTACGTCAGCACCTGTCCAGGTCCCGAGCGCCAGAAGCGGGCCCACCGGCTGGGATCCCTCGTACATGCTTTCTTCAGTGCTGCAAGAGAAGCCCCGGCATGGCCCTGCCCACCTGGAGTCTGCGGGCCGGCAGCCTGAGCCCCCCCATCTCACACAGTAAGAGACTGCACCCCCTCCACCTTCTGCAGATGAAGAAGCAACACTGAGCAAGCCCCCACCACAGGCCAGCAGGTAGCTCTGCGCTCATCGTTGTCCATGAGACAGGTGGTGTATGCCCTCTcgtagatgaggagactgaggttcagagtggagaagtgacttgcctaaggacCATCAACAGGAAGTGGCAGGGCCAGGATGGACTTGAGGACTCTCAGGCTCCTGAGCTCTTTCTACCTCTCCTGCCCCTCTGGAAAGTCTGTGGCCTGCTAGGCTGGGACAGACGGTCTCACCACACTCTCTCAATAACAGTAACACGACAGTGTTATCAATAACCACAGCTGCAACTATGACCGCAACAACCATTTCCGGGGTCCTCTATTCACTGACCTGACCAGAGTGGAAGGGACCAGCATCTGGGCTGGGACTGAGCCAGAGCCCAAATCCCAGCCTCCAGACATAGCCCAGGCCACAGCTCAGGCCAACACCTCCACTCTGGCCACTGCCCTCTGGAGACGGAGCATTTGAGGATTCACAGATAGCACAGGCCAGAGACCCTGCTCCACATCCACCTGCCGAGTGTCCTAGGACGAGTCCTAGCTTCCTTCTCTATAAACTGGGGATCCCGGCAGGACATTCTTCCCTGGGCAGGCAGATGAGGATTAGAGATGAGATTCACAATTCCCTCCCCAGCTGGCGAGGGCTCAGCGCCCGGGAGTTGGTGCTCCACCCGAGGCAGCTCTCTGGTGCCCCCGTGTGGCTACAGGCACACTGCCGGGTTCCAGAATCCCAAGCTTGGACCTCAGGGGCTCTGCACAGGTCCACGCCCATTTCTGCACGTCCTCGTGTGGTCTCCGGCATGGAAAGGGGCCCCCTCCTCATCCCCTTGCCCACCCCACTCTCCCTGATCTGGCCTCGACCGCCATCactctcctcccagcctcccaccccTTCAGCCTCTTCCCACCCAGCTGGGTCCACCACCCCCTGCCGCCCACCTCACTCGTTCCTCCCACAGCTTTCGAGGCCATCTGCCCACCCTGCCAGCCTCCCAAGCTCGCCTCTGCTGCCTGCCGCTCATGCTGCAGCCACAGGGACCTCCTGGCTGTCCCTCACCAACCCCGGGACCTTTGCACGTGCCATGCCCTCTCCCCGATGCTCTTCTGCCTCttggcctggccaacatctcCTTTCCAGCTTCACTTAGATGCTGCTCAAACTTACCCCCCGCCATCATTACATGTGCCTGTGGGACTCTGTACTTTCCTGTTGTTGCAGTTGTGACATTTAGTCACACAGCAGGTGAGCAGACTAAATGGTTCCGAGTAGAACCCCTGGTTCTGCCCTTTGCtactgtgtgaccctggacaagttgcttaacttctctgtgctatGGTTTCGTCATCTGTACAATGAGAACAATTCTGTACTATCCTCAAATGGTTGTTGGAAGGATGAAGTGAGTTCATTTTCATCTGGGAAATCCAGAACCCTCTGTGTGTGCCTCTCCTATGTCAACACTCCCGCCCTTTCCAGGGCAGTGGGCAAAGACCTGGCTTTCGCAGGCAcaggcttgggttcaaatcccctAGTTGCAGGCTCTGAGCCCTTGGTGAGTCCCTTCCTTTCTCTGAGGTTTGGTTTCCTCATCAGTGAAGTGGGTACGAATAATGCCTAGGCCCAGGGTTGTGGGGAAGAATGAATGATGCCACATGTGAAAAGCCCATAGTACCACACTTGGCatttagtaggtgctcagtaaatgagtCCTGTCCTCTTCCAGACCACGAGTGCCTTCAAGGCAGGGTCCCTGAGCCTGGGCCCCTGAGTGCAGGGCCCTGATAAGTGAGCAAATGCAAGAAGAGTCCCTACCAGCCTCCAGCTCTGGTGAGAGCTGCTCAAAGTTGGGTACGTCCTTGACTTGCACATGGGGCACTTTCCAGTTGAGAGACAGGCCCCCCTTCCAGCGTTGGTCACAGCCAGCATCCCAGTTTCCATCAGCCGGGGCTGGGGGTTCCTTAGACACCAGCGTCCATAGCACTGGTTCCTTGGTGAGTCCTGggtcagggaagggagaggatAAGTCCGGCATCTGAGCCTCCCCCAAGGCTCCCCATGCTGCCCACATCCCTCAGTGCCCAAACCCAGTTCTGGGGTTCCACTGTGCTGTGGGACGGACCCACGGGTTATTCCGGATGACTCCCTTCTGCCTTCCCCTGGCCCTGCTCCCTGCCCACTTTCGAGTGGCTCCTCAGAGCCCAGACCCCGAAGACACAATCCagagttcaaattctggctccgcCACCTGCAAGCTATGTGACCCAATgccctttgcctcagtttccctctctgtaaaaaaggaaaagtaagacCTGCTTTATACAGTTACTCTGAGACTTAAACAAGATAAATACATAAAGCTTAAGCTCACGTCTGGGCACATATTAAGCGCTCGCCACATGCCTCCTGATTGTGTTTTTGGTTGCAACGCAGGACTTGAGCACATGAGTTCTGGAGCCAGGTGGCCTGCGTCTGAATGTCTATTCCACCAATTTGAAGAGCTCTGTCCTGTGGATGATGTTCAGGCTCTCCAGCCCAAACCTCTCTGGCACACCCACTGccccatgaacacacacacacacacacacacacacacacaccccctgccATATTGAGTTATGTGCCCTCAAGGTGCCTGCCTCTGtcccttctttcttatttttccctctgcctagaatgcccTCTTCTTTTGCTGGAACCTTCAATTTTGCTGGTGTCTTCATAACTAGTCAAAACCCAGCTTATCTGTCACTGCCTCCAGGAAGGCCTCCTTGCctacccccaacccccaggctgaGTCCAATGCCTCCTCTGGACTTCCACAGCCTTGAGCATCCCTCTGTCACTGCACCCATCTCCCTGGTTGTCTCTCTCTGAGTCTGTCCCCCTGCACCAAGCTGCGGGCTGCTCAACGTAGAACTTGTATGTGATTCTTCTCTGAGTCCCCAGTACTCAGCTCAGGTTCAGCACAGAGCAGATGATGAGGAAGAGAGTGAGTGAGCCCAGGTCCCTAGCAGCTCAAAGGCCCAAGAGGCAGGGTCTACCTGGCACCATGTAGGACATGATCCCCAGCCACTGTGGGACTGCCACCTACCACGTCTCTCCAGGAACCTCAGGGCATCCAGGTAGCCTTGTCTGCAGTTGTCGGCCACTACCTGCCAACACACAGGGCAAGGGTGGGATGGGCAAGGCCTGGACCTGCCCCTCGAGCGGATGTCACAGGCCAGAGACTTATCTTCAACTGGAGATAGTCCCAGCCTAGCCTATTCTCCCCAAGTGACCATTCAGCAGGGCTCAGGGACCCCTGGGGACCTTAGCACTGGGCAGGAGGGGCCAGAGGCCTGCAGGCAGAACAGATCTACTTGGCTAGTTCTGTTCCTACAGGCCCATTACATCTCCCCTCTGAGACACCCTGGCTGCTCTTGCCCCTGCCTCTCCcctctcttgcctcagtttctgcCTCTGGAAAATGGGATAACAAGGCCTGGGATGGCTGGGACTTTGTCTGGCCCCTTGTAGGGCAGTGGATGGGGGTTCCCTTTGCCCCTTTGATGTTCACTTCCAGTACCAGACTGAGGTGGGCTGAGGAACCAGGAGCCCCACCTGCCTGTCTCATTAAAGTCCCACTGGTGGCAAAGGGTGCCGTCCCCCTCACATCCTTGCTGTGAGACTTCAGCATGGCAGTGCCAACTCTCTgagtgcctcagcttccctatcTAGAAAATGGGGCTGGGGTTTCCTGCCCACCGAGGGGTGTGGGGAGTACCAGAGTAAATGAACATGACTTCGTCTCGTGACTTAGAAAGCACTACGCAAACCTGAGAGGTAGAAGGGACAAGGAAGAGTCAGGATGTGGCTGGGGCAGAGGagcgtgtgcgtgtgcgtgtgtgtgtgtgtgtgtgtgtgtgtgtgtgtgtgtttctttctttccttttttctttttttttttttttttttttgagatggagtctcactctgtcacccaggctagagtgtaatggcacgatctcggctcactgcaatctccacctcccaggttcaagaaattctcttgcttcagcttcctgagtagctggaattacaggcatgcgccaccatgcccagctaatttttgtatttttagtagagacagggtttcaccatgttggccaggttggtcttaaactcttgaccttaagtgatctgccagccttggcctcccaaagtgctgggattataggcgtgagccagcacacccagccagGAGGAGTATATTTCAATAGTTGTCGAATTATCTATTTTCAAGAAATACCAAGGGGTAAAAAACCCTtccttggtttttttctttgcatttgtgCCTTGCCTCCACAATGGATGGTCAATCTGGCCACAGTCAAGGACAGTGGTCAAGAGTGTGGGCCTGAGCCAGCTGAAGGTCTGAATCCTGGTTTTGCTGCTtccaggctgtgtgactttgaacaagttgcttaacctctttgagccaTAGCATCCTCCCCtgagaaatggaaatgataacGGTACCTGCCTACAGACCCTGGCCCAGAGGAGCACAGGCAAAGGCCCTGCTCAAAGGCCAGCTGAGCAGAGTTGGCGCGAGTGTGTCCCATTGACACGGGGCCAGTCCTCTCTCATCACTGGCTCAGGGCGGCGAGAACAGTAAGGACACAACTGAACCCCAAGCTTAGGATTCAGGTGTTTGGCTGTGAGACTCGGGACATGTGTTGTAACTGCCTTTAGGCTCGGGGGGCAGTGGGGATTAGGAGCACACAGAGTCTGACTCACGGGGCCCTTGACCTTGGCCAAGCCTCTAATACCATCACAGGGCCAGACCTACCTCGAGCCTGGGGGGTATGAGACACATGAACCCCAGGAAGAAGTTCTCAGTGGAGATTTGGAAGCTGGAGTTGAAGGCGTTCAGCTCATGCAGGTTGGGGGAGGTGCTCTGGGGGCAGATATCCACTGTCCCATGGAGGGGCAACACCGTGATGGTGGAGGGGCAGTCCGCAAAGGGCAAGTTGTTGCTCAGAGACCCGTCGATGTAGCGCTGCAATTTGTGGGTGGCAGGTGGGTGGTGCTGCCCTCTCAGAGGGCCTCCCACACTGGCTGCAGCCGGTGACCATCCAGCTGTCCCTGAGTCACCAGTGCCACTCCAGTCCAGGAGGCTGAACGCACCCCAGGAGCAGGGgaagggcctggcacacagtaggtgctcatgGAGTGCTGGTTTCCTCCACCCAAGCACCTCTCCACGGTGTGCACCCCAGGCTGCCCAGAGCACAGAACAGAGTTCCAAAGTGCACTCACCTCCCCTCTGAACTCAGGGGGGATCAGCCcacagtagaaaggaatgtatgAGGTGCAGACCAAGGCCTAGGTAGAGAAGAGTCAGCGGGAACACAACTGTGCATGCTTCTTGCATTCAGAACCTCCCCCGGGCATGGTTTCTAATCCCAACAGCCTGCAAAGGAGTTGTCATCAGTCCTACATCCAGATGAGGGAGCTAAGGCATCACCTCCCAGCCAAGCTCTCCAAGGGAAGCAGGGATTGGAGCACCTCTGTCTTGACACCCATCTCCTCTTTCTGTGGGTGTGCAGggaaggaggccaggtgcaggcTCCTGAGGAAGCCAGCCGGGGACCCCAAAGAGTGGCCCAGACTCCTTGCCTGTGTAGCAGTTGGGatgggcctggcacatagtaggtgctcaatacacaTTAGCTGCCGTCACTGTTATCAGTCTGTGGGAACAAAACTGTCACCTGCATCTCCATCTGGTCAGGGCCAGGATGGGTTCTGCACCTCCCAGAGACAGTTGGGATGTTTCCAAGGGTTCCATGAGACAAAGTCCTATATTCAAAAGTTTGCAAGCTCTGGGTTGGTGGTTCTCAACGAGGAGTGATTTTCTCCCCTACAGGACACCTAACAATgtcagagacatttttggttgtcacactgTGTGCCTGCACTTGAGCGTGCACGTGCACACTATTGGCAAATGTCAATAGTGTCAGGTTCTATGTGAAGCATCTTTTTTagacattctatttcatttctataCTGGATGGTTGCTTACCTCCTTACTTGGAGATGAGTTCATTATGGATACCGCCTGCCCCCCAGAACCACTGAGCATAGAAGGCCCAGGAAGGCAAGGGTTTCTGTCTGTTTTGCTCCCTGTTACAGTCACAGTGCCCagaacagtgactggcacataataggtgttcaataaatgtcagccCACCACCAAAAAGCGGCGGgaggatggagtgggatggaggcTGGGGCTAGACAGCTGCCCTCTGGAAAGAGCAGTCCCTGTGGGGGCCCTGACTCGGCAGCCTGACTCTGCCGGGCCCCAGCCAGACTCTTCTGTGTGCAGCAACCTGGAAAGTCTCCAGACCCACCCTGCcgaccctctctgggcctcagtttcctcacctacaaaCAGGTCCGCCGGCCCTCCCTCCTTCCGCCCCTGCAGAAACGTCTGCCGGGGAAGTACCTGGATGTCACTCTGGACTAGATGGAGCCTGCCCACCTGCCGCCCACCAGCCAAGCCCTGGGATCCCCCCGCTCCCCACCTGGATGAGCTCATCGCGGGTGGCGAAGTCAGTGACCAAGAAGTTGCGGCCGTCGGGCCAGCGGGTCAGCGAGATGCCCAGCCGCTGGGAGGCCAGGACGTGGGCGTCGGAGGGCAGAGTGTCCTGCAGCTGCCGCTTGATGTGCTCGATGGGTGCGTAGGCCGGGTGCAGGATGCTTAGGCTGAGCCGCTCCACCTGCCCAACCATGCCCAGAAGGTGGGAGCAGCAGAAGTCTGCAGTGGGGGCAGGGAAAGGGAGACCTCAGCGCCCAGGGGTCCTGCCAGTCCCTCCACACCCCCACTGCCCTCCTAGGTGCAATGGGAGCGGGGTCCTCCTCACTCCAGCTCAGAATTTCTGGGCTCGGccctggattcaaatgatccgTTCACCTTTTCACTTTTTGCCCCGCCGACCTGGGAAACAGAGTTTCCGGCTCTGAGCCACGATCCCTCCTCTGCAAATGGGGGTCACCTAGTCCCCAGCACTCGCTGTTCTCATGGGATTAAATGGGGCTGTGCCGGGGGTAGAGGGCGCAGAGCACAGCGCCAGGCACCAGAGTCTCTGGGCTCAATCCGCTTTCATTAAGGTGTCCCCGCCCCTTTTCGCCCCCGCGGTCCGGGACTTACCGACCGACTTGCCGCAGACGATGGTGACTGCGTTGAGCGCCCCAGACGAGGAACCGTAGATGCGGCGGGCGCCCTGGAGGAGGCGCGGGGCGCGCTGACGCAGGCATTCGGTGGCGCCCACGTGGTAGGCGCCCAGGTAGCCGGCGCCGGAGAAGGACAGGTTCCAGCTGCCCTCCTCCTCTAAGAAGCCCATGGCGGGTGGATCGGACGGGGTGATCGGGACGAGGAAGGGTCACTCCGTGACCCGGGATAGGGCCGGGATGCAGCCTTGGACGGGGCTGGGCCCAAATGTGGGCTCTGGAGGGAGCCGGGCTGGGGCTGGTGCTCCCTGCGCCGCCCCCGGGCTGCGTCACCTGCGCCCCAGCCAATGAAGTCCCCGGGTCGCGATCAGCCCCCACTCCAGTTGTGCGCCAGGTGTGCCCCAGAAGTGCCCGCGCGCTGTGTATACGCTGGCGCCGCCCCCACGCGCCCGCCCCGGATCCGCATCGGGTCATAGATTTCTGGGTGACACGGCAGGGGAGTGGAACCAAATGTTGCCTGATCTCTGGTAGTCTGGGCAGATGTTATTCCAGTCCTCGTTACGCAAATGAGGCCACTGAGGCGCAGCCCAGGATAGTGacagccaggaagtggcagagtCGGACCCAGGACACCTGGTCTTTGGGGTCAAACCAGGCTTAAGTCCGCAGCTGTGCTGGTTCCAGGGAGGGACTTGAGGGAAAGGGAGGTCTTGGGGCCAGCCCCCGCTCCAGCTAGCACCACTGCGCCTTCCCCTGGCTCACCCACTCTCCAAGCCTCACCTACCACTACAGCCTGCTCAAACATcccacctcctccctcttcccctaaTCAATCAATTGGAAAGTGTTTTATAAACTGTAAAGCTCCAAGAACTTGGGGTTGTAGTGATTAGGGCTGTCTGGGCTCCAATTCTGGCTCCAGCATGTCTTGGCTGGTGACCCTGGGTAATTTAACggatctgtgcctcagttttctcatccatcaaGTGGGGATAATAACACTACTTACTCCATAGGACCGGTAAGGATTAGAGTTAATGCAAGTAAGGTGTTTGGAATAGCGCCCAGCACTGGATAAGCACACAAACAATGGTTACTACGGTGATTGTTTTAATCAAGTGGCACACAATCAATGGCAACCgctatgttatttatttgtttatttaattttgaggcagaatctcactctgtcacccaggctggggtgcagtggcacaatctcggcttactgcaaccaccacctcccaggttcaagcaattatcctgcctcagcctcccaagtagctgggactacaggcacgtgccaccacgcccagctaatttttgtatttttggtagagacagggtttcaccacgttgcttaggccggtctcaaactcccggcctcaggtcatctgcccacctcagcctcccaaagtgctgggattacagacaggagccactgcgcccatccctGTGTTACTACTTTAATCACATAGCACATATCAGTGCCTTCTcatgtgagctccttgagggccaGGTCCTCCATCTGTGCCTGGAAGAAGTGTGGTACAGTGTTTGTGGACTGAATGCTCAGCCCATGGCCTGGGTGGGTCATTTTCAGAggaaaaggtgggaggatcttctTCTCTTAGCTTCACACCCACCTCTTCCTTGACCTGGGAATGAAGGGCAGCTTGCCCATGGGCACTGGGTGCGGAAGGCACCCCTGGGACAGGCCAGCCCAGCCTCCCCTCCCACAGAGGTGGGTGGTACCGGGCTTTGCTGATCCCACACCAGGGGCAGCATCCTTGCCTCAGAGACAGTGGGCCTGCACAGACTCACCCACCTGGGGGCAGGTACCCCAGGCTATCTCcattgtgggaaggacccagccCCAGCTGCAGGGGGTAATTAGAAGCCATGTGCTGACTCTGCTCCTGGAGGGAACCAGGTCACAGCAGGCACAGCCAGGAACATTTCACCCACGGTTGTGACTGTGCCAGAGGCAGAGTGAGCGTCTCTGGAACAGTGGACCACCAGTGTGAGTTCAGGAAGGGAGGAGTTCAGGGGCTGGGAGTTCAGCGGGGACGTGTTCCGGAGGTTTTGAAGAAAAAGCAACGTTTGAGCAGGGTCTTGGAGGTCGATCAAGGGTTCACCATGGGGAGAAAGGGAGATGGGCACAGAGAGACGAGTATGAGTAAAGGCACCAGGCAAggaggagtagggaggagtgAGAAGCCAGCCAGCAGGAGACAGCAGGCATGGCGGTGAGGGCAGGTGGTACGGGGCTGTGGGAAGAAGCGTAAGGCCTGGAGCCAGGCTGAGTTTCTGTGTACTTGGTGCTTCAGGAATTGGGTCTTGCATTTTGGCGTGGGCTTTCTGAGGCCCCCCAGAGACAGCAGGCAGCACAGAGCTCAGGGTGGGTGACTGGTCAACATCAAGTGGGAAAACAATCTGGCTGGTGGCATCACCAGAATGATGGGGCTGGTGGCAAGTCTAGCAGAAAGTGTCCAGAAGCACGGCCTTCCCCAGCAGCACCATCTTCTCAGGGCAGCTGCCCTGGAACCAGCAGCCAAACCAAGGCAGGCTCACTTCTGGGGTGGCTTGGGAGGTAGCAGGAAGGGCAGGAACCTGCAAGGGAAGATGTCGGGAGTTCAggcttgctagctgtgtgaccctcagCAAGTCTCCTACCCTCTCTGTCTGCCTGACCTGGCCATCCACAGGACAGTTGTGGGTGAGCTGGTGTCAAGGAAGATGCACCTGGTCCACCCGGTCCTTTGTCATATTGTCCAGGCCTCTGGGCTTCTCATTCTTGGAAATAATGCTAATTCTATTACACCTCCCTAAATCCAAAGCAAACATAACCAAACGTACTGGGCCACCCTGAGGCCAGTCTTGCACAGAAGTGTCTCCAAAAGGAAGCGGGGTTTGCCTCCACAGAGCACTGGAGGCCTCTTGCAGGTTCTTCAAGGCAACAGGGAACAGCAGGTGCGTCCGTCCTAGGGCCCTGCCCTTACattctcagtctcccaaactccCTGCTACAGGGAGAAGTGACTGGGAGGGGCCTGGGGGCTTCTTGGATGCTGGAAATGCTTGGTAGGTTGATCTGATTACATGGTTGTTTACCCACAAA
This genomic interval carries:
- the PNPLA5 gene encoding patatin-like phospholipase domain-containing protein 5 isoform X2 yields the protein MGFLEEEGSWNLSFSGAGYLGAYHVGATECLRQRAPRLLQGARRIYGSSSGALNAVTIVCGKSVDFCCSHLLGMVGQVERLSLSILHPAYAPIEHIKRQLQDTLPSDAHVLASQRLGISLTRWPDGRNFLVTDFATRDELIQALVCTSYIPFYCGLIPPEFRGERYIDGSLSNNLPFADCPSTITVLPLHGTVDICPQSTSPNLHELNAFNSSFQISTENFFLGFMCLIPPRLEVVADNCRQGYLDALRFLERRGLTKEPVLWTLVSKEPPAPADGNWDAGCDQRWKGGLSLNWKVPHVQVKDVPNFEQLSPELEAALKKACTRDPSRWARFWRSGPGQVLTYLLLPCTLPLEYIYFRSRRLVMWLPDVPADLWWMQGLLRNVALEVFSRTKAQLLGPISPPATGVPETSPLQPQRAPHREELRPTHQA
- the PNPLA5 gene encoding patatin-like phospholipase domain-containing protein 5 isoform X1 — translated: MGFLEEEGSWNLSFSGAGYLGAYHVGATECLRQRAPRLLQGARRIYGSSSGALNAVTIVCGKSVDFCCSHLLGMVGQVERLSLSILHPAYAPIEHIKRQLQDTLPSDAHVLASQRLGISLTRWPDGRNFLVTDFATRDELIQALVCTSYIPFYCGLIPPEFRGERYIDGSLSNNLPFADCPSTITVLPLHGTVDICPQSTSPNLHELNAFNSSFQISTENFFLGFMCLIPPRLEVVADNCRQGYLDALRFLERRGLTKEPVLWTLVSKEPPAPADGNWDAGCDQRWKGGLSLNWKVPHVQVKDVPNFEQLSPELEAALKKACTRDPSRWARFWRSGPGQVLTYLLLPCTLPLEYIYFRSRRLVMWLPDVPADLWWMQGLLRNVALEVFSRTKAQLLGPISPPATGVPETSPLQPQRAPHREELRPTHQA
- the PNPLA5 gene encoding patatin-like phospholipase domain-containing protein 5 isoform X4; translation: MGFLEEEGSWNLSFSGAGYLGAYHVGATECLRQRAPRLLQGARRIYGSSSGALNAVTIVCGKSVDFCCSHLLGMVGQVERLSLSILHPAYAPIEHIKRQLQDTLPSDAHVLASQRLGISLTRWPDGRNFLVTDFATRDELIQRYIDGSLSNNLPFADCPSTITVLPLHGTVDICPQSTSPNLHELNAFNSSFQISTENFFLGFMCLIPPRLEVVADNCRQGYLDALRFLERRGLTKEPVLWTLVSKEPPAPADGNWDAGCDQRWKGGLSLNWKVPHVQVKDVPNFEQLSPELEAALKKACTRDPSRWARFWRSGPGQVLTYLLLPCTLPLEYIYFRSRRLVMWLPDVPADLWWMQGLLRNVALEVFSRTKAQLLGPISPPATGVPETSPLQPQRAPHREELRPTHQA
- the PNPLA5 gene encoding patatin-like phospholipase domain-containing protein 5 isoform X3; the protein is MGFLEEEGSWNLSFSGAGYLGAYHVGATECLRQRAPRLLQGARRIYGSSSGALNAVTIVCGKSVDFCCSHLLGMVGQVERLSLSILHPAYAPIEHIKRQLQDTLPSDAHVLASQRLGISLTRWPDGRNFLVTDFATRDELIQALVCTSYIPFYCGLIPPEFRGERYIDGSLSNNLPFADCPSTITVLPLHGTVDICPQSTSPNLHELNAFNSSFQISTENFFLGFMCLIPPRLEVVADNCRQGYLDALRFLERRGLTKEPVLWTLVSKEPPAPADGNWDAGCDQRWKGGLSLNWKVPHVQVKDVPNFEQLSPELEAALKKACTRDPSRWARFWRSGPGQVLTYLLLPCTLPLEYIYFRSRRLVMWLPDVPADLWWMQGLLRNVALEVFSRTKAQLLGPIRERTATETHVLLPEFPRGD
- the PNPLA5 gene encoding patatin-like phospholipase domain-containing protein 5 isoform X5, translated to MGFLEEEGSWNLSFSGAGYLGAYHVGATECLRQRAPRLLQGARRIYGSSSGALNAVTIVCGKSVDFCCSHLLGMVGQVERLSLSILHPAYAPIEHIKRQLQDTLPSDAHVLASQRLGISLTRWPDGRNFLVTDFATRDELIQALVCTSYIPFYCGLIPPEFRGERYIDGSLSNNLPFADCPSTITVLPLHGTVDICPQSTSPNLHELNAFNSSFQISTENFFLGFMCLIPPRLEVVADNCRQGYLDALRFLERRGLTKEPVLWTLVSKEPPAPADGNWDAGCDQRWKGGLSLNWKVPHVQVKDVPNFEQLSPELEAALKKACTRDPSRWARFWRSGPGQVLTYLLLPCTLPLEYIYFRSRRISLYCPGWSAVV